The Bradyrhizobium sp. CCGB01 genome segment GCTACCAATAAACCTCGGTATGGCTTGCCAAGCCTTTTCCCTATTGGTATCTCCGTGCGACCGAGGGAACCCTGGAGCGCTCTGGCCTCGCAAGCAATCGCTAGCTAGCAATTGCAGGTGAGAAGCGCTGTTTGGAGCCAAATGGATCACCTTCACTATTCAATGAATCATGAGTCATGATGTAAGCCATTTGCCTGCGCTCTGCTTTCTTCTGGGTATTCCCCGATCGGGAACGACCCTGCTGGCGCATTTGCTTCAGCGGCACCCAGATATTGTGGCTCCGCCTGAGCCCTGGCTAATGCTGGCACTCGAGGCATTTGGCAGCGTGGACCACCGTCACCCCGCCGGGGCGTCACTCGTTCAGGCAGCGACCTCGCAATTCTTGAGCCGAATAGACAGAACTGTCGTCACCCGCGCTTTGGCCGATGCAGCTTATGGCCAGTATTTGGCAGCGGCGGGCAAGCGCACCTTGATAGACAAGACACCGCGCTATTGGGCGGTGCTCGATTTTTTGGAATCCCTCTACCCGGAAGCGCCGCGAATCGTTTTGATGCGGAGTCCCTACGCCATTGCCGCGTCACTGAAATCGACGTGGGCCGTTCCCCTCCTGGCCGCAAGCTCCCCATCCGCAATCGCATCATGCGTCGCCGACATCGTGCTGGGTCAGCCTACGCCTGCGATCGCATCTTCTCTCGCCGATCTCGTTCTGGGTCTGCCTGCGCTTGCCGCCTGCCGCGGTCAGCGTGAGACACAAACCGTGCATTACGAAGTCCTCGTGGCACATCCCGATGAGGAAATTCGGCGCGTGCTTGCCGGTCTTGGCTATGCGGCGACTGACATGACATCAGCAACGGCAGAGCAAACCGACTATCTCCAGTCCAGCACTTTCGGAGATCGTAAGATCCTAGAGAAGAAGACGGTCGACGACCGCTCAGTCAAGGCTTGGCAAACCGAATTGAGCATCGAAGAGATGCAGGTTGTGACCGATCTAGTCGGGACAGAGCTTTTGATAGAGCTCGGTTATGAGCAGGATCTTCGGTTCGCAGAACAAGCGGGCGTCCTTGATAAGGGTCGGGAAACAACCGAAGGCTATCGCCAGTTATTTCGGACTTGCTGGGATTTCCTGGGCGGCAACATTGGAGGATCGATCGATATCCCTGGCGATGGCGCCGAGCCAAGCAGTAGTGCTCAGCAGGTGGAGGAGAACTTGTTGGCTTTTAGTCCCTCAATACTTCGGGAGGCGCATCGTCTTGCAGTGTCCAAGAAGCAG includes the following:
- a CDS encoding sulfotransferase, whose translation is MSHDVSHLPALCFLLGIPRSGTTLLAHLLQRHPDIVAPPEPWLMLALEAFGSVDHRHPAGASLVQAATSQFLSRIDRTVVTRALADAAYGQYLAAAGKRTLIDKTPRYWAVLDFLESLYPEAPRIVLMRSPYAIAASLKSTWAVPLLAASSPSAIASCVADIVLGQPTPAIASSLADLVLGLPALAACRGQRETQTVHYEVLVAHPDEEIRRVLAGLGYAATDMTSATAEQTDYLQSSTFGDRKILEKKTVDDRSVKAWQTELSIEEMQVVTDLVGTELLIELGYEQDLRFAEQAGVLDKGRETTEGYRQLFRTCWDFLGGNIGGSIDIPGDGAEPSSSAQQVEENLLAFSPSILREAHRLAVSKKQESLQVVTSIATQLHQELTALKADQGARSGDPSW